The Streptomyces sp. V3I7 genome segment GCGCGCCGAGCAGGAGCAGGGCGGGCAGCACGAAGAGCAGGGCGACGGTCCGACCGCGCCGCCGGGCGCGGCGCTTGAGCGCCGCGCCCGGGGCGGTGGGCGCGCTCCCCGTCTCGTGTGCGAGCGTGGTGGTGGTCATGGCAGGTCAGCCCTTGTAGGCCTTGGCGGCCGCGGCCTCGAGCCTGTCCGCGGTCGCCTTCGGGTTGGAGGGGTCACGCAGGAAGTCCTGCAGCAGCTTCCACTCGCCGGCGCCCTTCGTGCCGCCGAACGCCGCGGGCGCCTGGTCGGACATGTCGAAGCGGACGGCGTTCTTGTCACCGGCGGCGACGAGGGACTTGGCGGTGGCGCGGGTGACGTCGTCGCCGTAGGAGGCCATGTCGACCTTCTTGTTCGGCGACAGGAAGCCGCCGGCCTTCGCCCACACGGCCGCGGCCTCGGGGGTCGCCAGGTACTCCAGGAGCTTCATGCCCGCGTCGGCGTTCTTGCCGGACTTGAGCACGACGGCCGCGTCGCCGCCGCTGACCACCGGGGCGCTGCCGCCGCCGACCGCCGGGAACGGGAAGAAGTCGGCGTCCTTGCCGACGGTCTTGCCGAACTGGTCGTGGGCGACACCGGCGACGAAGTCGCCCTCGTAGACCATGCCGGCCTCGGGCTTGGGGCCGAAGACCTTCTCCACCGAGCCGGGGAAGTCGGTGTTGAGGGCCTCCTTCTGGCCGCCCGCGACGAGTTGCTTGTCCTTGAAGAGCTTGCCCAGCGTGGTGAGGGCCTTGACGACGCTCGCGTCGGTCCACTTCAGCTTGTGGGCGGCGAGGGCGTCGTACTTCTCGGGACCGGCCTGGGAGAGGTAGATGTTCTCGAACCAGTCGGTGAGGGTCCAGCCGTCCTGGCCGGCGACCGCGAAGGCGGAGAGGCCGGAGTCGGAGACGGTGTGACCGGCCTTCAGCATCTCGTCGTACGTCTTCGGCGCCTTGACGCCGGCCTGGGCGAGGGCGTCGGGGCTGTACCAGACGGTCGACTTGTGGGCGGCCTTGAAGTAGAGGCCGTACAGCGTGCCGTCGACGCTGCCGTACGTCTTCCACACCGGCGCGTAGTCGGCGCTGATGGTCTGGTCGGTGGTCTTGGACAGCGGCTTGAGCCAGCCCTTCTTGGCGAACTGCTGGAGCACGCCGACCTGCGGGACCATCACGACGTCGGGGGCGTTGCCGCCCTCGATCTTGCTGCCGACGACGGTGGAGACGTTGTCGCCGGTGGAGGTGAACTGCGTCTTGGCGCCGGTCTTCTCGGTGAAGGCGTCGAGCACCTTCTGGAAGTTCTTCTGCTCACTGCCGGACCAGACACCGGCCACGGTGACCGTCTGACCGCTGAGCGCCTTGTCGCCGCCGCCCGCGGCGACCGGGGAACCGCCGCCGCAGGCCGTCGCGCCGAGAGCAAGGGCGAGGGTCGTGCAGCCGGTGAGGAGGGTGGTACGTCGTCGCATCATCGTTGATGTTCCTTCGTGGTGTGGGGAGTTGACGGAGACGGTCAGAGGTCGGCGAGCCACCAGGCGGCGGTGGCGCCGGGCAGTTCCCCGGCCGGGCACGGCCCGCTGGCGAGCAGGGGGGTGCCGGGGACGGGCGCGGTGGCGGGGGCCGTACCGAAGTTGACGGCACAGACCAGGCCGTCGCCG includes the following:
- a CDS encoding ABC transporter substrate-binding protein; translation: MMRRRTTLLTGCTTLALALGATACGGGSPVAAGGGDKALSGQTVTVAGVWSGSEQKNFQKVLDAFTEKTGAKTQFTSTGDNVSTVVGSKIEGGNAPDVVMVPQVGVLQQFAKKGWLKPLSKTTDQTISADYAPVWKTYGSVDGTLYGLYFKAAHKSTVWYSPDALAQAGVKAPKTYDEMLKAGHTVSDSGLSAFAVAGQDGWTLTDWFENIYLSQAGPEKYDALAAHKLKWTDASVVKALTTLGKLFKDKQLVAGGQKEALNTDFPGSVEKVFGPKPEAGMVYEGDFVAGVAHDQFGKTVGKDADFFPFPAVGGGSAPVVSGGDAAVVLKSGKNADAGMKLLEYLATPEAAAVWAKAGGFLSPNKKVDMASYGDDVTRATAKSLVAAGDKNAVRFDMSDQAPAAFGGTKGAGEWKLLQDFLRDPSNPKATADRLEAAAAKAYKG